The Candidatus Acidiferrales bacterium genome has a window encoding:
- a CDS encoding SagB/ThcOx family dehydrogenase translates to MTRYLNRALLENETPGAADLIRDQNHETDRLFAYHEATKHSYVSVRSSAHFLDWRNQPDPFRVYHGVPTIPLGSPQPLPEVGTFATISSLAQPRTMTPPITLQLLNALLHHSMAISAWKQVPETNFRYSLRVNPSSGNLHPTETHVVVGASPDFPLPRNIGAKASGSANSELEEGLYHYRVLDHALERRSRGPWAAKLADVCSIEWLAGAPLIVLLTSILWREAWKYRDRAYRYCCHDLGHAAMSLLCAARALGLGGVWLSHFPDLELACALGLESSDEAPMAVLVFGVEPRSAGTPPTNKTHDSFVEPPGGVANELSDEEVPYYLLLGMHRSTLLPPSEPLPVPPALSPSRASPDSLSLAETPSRDLPLGMIARRRRSALDFDPETQPMEAADLGVILRHATADFRADFRGNLFGGKGSDLVQLYLYVHRVRGILSGVYRYHAAEPAAAGLEPMHLGDVQRAAAYLSLEQPLAGHACVAFSLVADLEAAARAFGNRGYRYAHFEAGAIGQRLYLGAEATGWNSTGIGAFYDDDVHRFLNLEPSAGQVIYHFAIGRAVPDPRLTVPEN, encoded by the coding sequence ATGACGCGCTACCTGAACCGCGCCCTGCTCGAGAACGAGACACCAGGCGCGGCCGACCTTATCCGGGATCAAAATCACGAAACCGACCGGCTGTTTGCCTATCACGAGGCGACCAAGCATAGCTATGTCTCCGTTCGCTCGAGCGCCCATTTTCTGGATTGGCGCAACCAGCCCGATCCATTTCGCGTTTATCACGGCGTCCCAACCATCCCTCTCGGATCACCCCAGCCACTGCCGGAGGTGGGAACCTTCGCCACCATTTCAAGCCTCGCCCAACCACGCACAATGACGCCGCCGATCACGTTGCAATTGCTGAATGCTCTTCTTCACCACTCGATGGCCATCAGCGCATGGAAGCAGGTGCCGGAAACCAACTTTCGCTACAGCCTGCGGGTCAACCCCTCATCAGGAAATCTGCATCCCACGGAAACGCATGTCGTTGTTGGCGCGAGCCCCGATTTTCCCTTGCCCCGAAACATCGGGGCGAAGGCTTCGGGAAGTGCGAACAGCGAGCTAGAGGAAGGTCTCTACCACTACCGCGTCCTCGACCACGCGCTCGAAAGGCGTTCCCGCGGCCCCTGGGCTGCCAAGCTGGCCGACGTTTGCAGCATCGAATGGCTCGCCGGAGCTCCTCTCATTGTCCTTCTAACTTCGATTCTTTGGCGAGAAGCATGGAAGTATCGCGACCGGGCCTATCGCTACTGCTGTCATGACCTGGGGCATGCGGCGATGTCGCTCCTCTGTGCGGCGCGAGCGCTGGGCCTCGGAGGGGTCTGGCTCAGCCATTTTCCCGATCTTGAGTTGGCTTGCGCTCTCGGCCTTGAGTCTTCTGACGAAGCGCCGATGGCCGTGCTGGTCTTTGGCGTGGAGCCGCGCTCAGCCGGAACGCCCCCGACCAATAAAACGCACGATTCTTTTGTCGAGCCGCCGGGCGGGGTTGCCAACGAGCTTTCCGACGAAGAGGTTCCCTACTATTTGCTTCTGGGCATGCATCGTTCCACCCTGTTGCCGCCGTCTGAGCCGCTGCCAGTGCCACCGGCCCTCTCTCCCTCTCGGGCGTCACCGGACAGCCTAAGCCTTGCGGAAACACCATCTCGAGATCTGCCCCTAGGCATGATTGCCCGCCGGCGTCGGTCGGCGCTCGATTTCGACCCGGAGACACAGCCCATGGAAGCTGCCGACCTCGGCGTTATCCTTCGTCACGCTACCGCTGATTTTCGCGCCGATTTCCGTGGGAATCTTTTCGGCGGAAAGGGCTCTGATCTAGTCCAGCTCTATCTCTATGTCCACCGCGTACGTGGGATTCTGAGCGGCGTCTATCGGTATCACGCCGCCGAGCCTGCCGCGGCGGGGCTTGAACCGATGCATCTCGGAGACGTCCAGCGGGCGGCTGCTTATCTCAGTTTGGAGCAGCCGCTCGCCGGTCATGCCTGCGTTGCCTTCTCTCTGGTTGCGGACCTCGAAGCCGCTGCCCGCGCTTTTGGAAACCGCGGCTACCGCTATGCGCATTTTGAAGCTGGCGCCATCGGCCAGCGACTCTATCTAGGCGCGGAGGCTACTGGCTGGAATTCAACCGGCATCGGGGCATTCTATGACGATGACGTTCACCGCTTTTTGAACCTGGAACCATCCGCCGGCCAGGTGATCTATCACTTTGCCATCGGCCGAGCGGTGCCCGACCCTCGCCTCACCGTGCCGGAAAACTAG
- a CDS encoding zinc ribbon domain-containing protein: protein MAQVTQTTGIREKTQERYWEAPQLEDKIVSVPPKLVCPSCQTESLPQAFFCYYCGRPLHAEKAQFFEAHTRLVLGRRVMAFLMGALAFVLVAWAVPSLASDWFMDWQQAHFWKTEWLLASILTLLVAVLIELLELRRR from the coding sequence ATGGCTCAGGTGACGCAAACAACTGGCATTCGGGAGAAGACGCAGGAGCGCTACTGGGAGGCGCCGCAGCTCGAGGACAAGATCGTGAGCGTGCCGCCGAAGTTGGTCTGTCCCTCTTGCCAGACCGAATCGCTCCCCCAGGCCTTCTTTTGCTATTACTGCGGCCGGCCGTTGCACGCCGAAAAGGCACAGTTTTTTGAAGCGCACACGAGATTGGTGCTGGGGCGCCGCGTCATGGCCTTCCTGATGGGCGCGCTAGCCTTTGTATTGGTCGCCTGGGCAGTGCCTTCGCTCGCCTCCGACTGGTTCATGGACTGGCAGCAGGCTCATTTCTGGAAGACGGAATGGCTGCTGGCATCCATCCTCACGCTGCTCGTTGCCGTCTTGATCGAGTTGCTGGAACTCCGCCGGCGCTGA
- a CDS encoding ribonuclease H-like domain-containing protein gives MKTAYLDIETSYTGRLSYPQLCDDHKNHKITVIGVRILDGGNDSFVQLVGKEAYKEKLINALGGVDRIVTYNGRSIPDTVKHHTGFDFPVIAAQLGVVLDREFRHVDLCPQCWKAGLWGGQKAVEQTLGLKRTLPGRDGAWADKAWKQWEASKDERYLKELLAYNKEDVFMLRGIEEALKKR, from the coding sequence TTGAAGACCGCCTATCTGGATATCGAGACTAGTTACACCGGCCGATTAAGCTACCCACAGTTATGTGATGATCATAAAAACCACAAAATAACCGTAATTGGAGTACGCATTCTTGATGGCGGGAACGATTCCTTTGTTCAGCTTGTGGGAAAGGAAGCATACAAGGAGAAATTGATAAACGCACTGGGAGGGGTTGACCGTATTGTAACTTACAACGGGCGCTCTATTCCCGATACGGTGAAACATCACACGGGATTTGACTTCCCGGTCATCGCCGCTCAACTGGGCGTGGTTCTGGACAGAGAATTCAGGCATGTTGACCTATGTCCCCAGTGCTGGAAGGCTGGTCTCTGGGGCGGTCAAAAAGCGGTTGAGCAAACGCTGGGACTCAAGAGAACCCTGCCCGGCAGGGATGGCGCATGGGCTGACAAAGCCTGGAAGCAATGGGAAGCGTCCAAAGACGAGCGTTACCTGAAGGAGTTGCTGGCTTATAACAAAGAAGATGTCTTTATGCTGCGCGGAATCGAAGAAGCACTTAAGAAGCGGTAG
- the thiO gene encoding glycine oxidase ThiO has protein sequence MTPDVLIVGGGIISGAVAYELACAGAKVLILERSQAGREASWAAGGMLAPTSETFHDLPLLPFALESMLLYPDFLARVQNDSRIEVDYRTEGTLLIALNAAEAARLEQAARMLASQKLAGQMLSGEEARQLEPALAREVCSALLLPKDHQVDNRRLTEAVFVAAQKRGARLRERATVETIVVEHGRAVAVKTAGERVAAAKILVAAGCWSATLGPECARLAPTKPIRGQMLALKMARPCLSRVIRGAVYLVPGKHGRVVVGSTVEDVGFDKSTTPEALSRLRASAEEIVPGLREAEIAESWAGLRPDSPDHLPILGACDIENLFLATGHYRNGILLAPATARAMVELILRGSSSIPIETFSPLRFR, from the coding sequence GTGACTCCCGACGTTCTCATCGTTGGTGGCGGCATCATCAGCGGCGCGGTTGCTTATGAGCTGGCCTGTGCTGGAGCAAAAGTTTTGATTCTGGAGCGCAGCCAGGCGGGCCGAGAAGCTTCCTGGGCAGCCGGCGGCATGCTGGCGCCTACTTCGGAAACTTTCCATGACCTTCCCCTTCTTCCCTTTGCGCTGGAGAGCATGCTTCTTTATCCGGATTTCCTGGCCCGGGTGCAGAACGACTCCCGCATCGAGGTGGACTACCGGACGGAGGGAACGCTCCTCATCGCCCTCAATGCCGCGGAAGCGGCCCGGCTCGAGCAGGCGGCCCGGATGCTTGCCTCTCAAAAGCTAGCCGGACAAATGCTGAGCGGCGAAGAAGCGCGGCAGCTTGAGCCGGCGCTGGCCCGGGAGGTCTGCTCCGCGCTCCTGCTTCCGAAAGACCACCAGGTGGACAATCGCCGACTTACGGAGGCCGTTTTCGTGGCCGCTCAAAAGCGTGGGGCTCGCTTGCGTGAGAGGGCAACGGTGGAAACCATCGTGGTTGAACATGGGCGCGCCGTGGCTGTGAAGACCGCTGGCGAGAGGGTCGCTGCCGCCAAGATTTTGGTCGCAGCCGGCTGCTGGTCGGCTACGCTGGGGCCCGAGTGCGCCAGGCTTGCGCCCACAAAGCCGATCCGTGGGCAGATGCTCGCTCTGAAGATGGCAAGACCTTGCCTCAGCCGGGTGATTCGCGGCGCTGTCTATCTGGTGCCGGGCAAGCATGGCCGCGTCGTGGTGGGAAGCACCGTCGAGGATGTAGGGTTTGATAAGAGCACCACTCCGGAAGCTCTATCCCGCTTGCGGGCGTCAGCGGAAGAAATCGTTCCCGGCTTGCGCGAAGCCGAAATCGCGGAATCCTGGGCGGGCCTTCGTCCGGATTCGCCGGACCACTTGCCCATTCTGGGTGCCTGCGACATCGAAAATCTTTTCCTTGCCACCGGCCACTACCGGAACGGCATTCTCCTTGCTCCAGCCACTGCCCGCGCCATGGTGGAGTTGATCCTGCGCGGAAGCAGCTCGATACCGATAGAAACGTTTTCTCCGCTGCGTTTCCGCTGA
- a CDS encoding ATP-binding protein translates to MRASLKTEFTLAASLLVLAIAAVLSALWARNLTQTLVRQTHERAQLVAQQVFDQARLALHSSPERPRSTEPEEMRRYLRAVFENDAGMQAALTSSVDYWKALDEIAICDSAGVVLASNLPEKVGRVEPRRTEFRDIAEAGWLTQARAIYQRGTFFQVTYPLTLNRQPFGEIRVGLSGTFLNSQLIPQLQTTLGWALVAVLAATLVSSVGSRLALAPLARISQQLDGMSRGEFQTLRLDRTDELGQVSSQIDRLGQELSTYRTGYRSLKDNVDQIMTGLQEGLMLFSRDGRAIMVSPSVEKFLGVKPEALLRRSIQEIFPQGSSVARALGLPQPDLSPVENLEVELEGNPPHRAALSVQIIAERGEKLGALVTLRDLESIERLGSQFEITERLAAISRVTAGVAHEVKNPLNAMSLHLGQLRRKLPPDGNTAQHLQVLENEISRLNRAVDTFRNFTRPVELHLVDTDLHGLVMEVFALARPQAEAGRISIAVEQPQSLPLVRVDRDLLKQALLNLVLNGCQAMPGGGTLTISLRRDDHHVEILVKDTGAGIPPEDRKKIFQLFFSTKPGGSGIGLANTFRVVQLHNGSIDFNSEVGRGTTFRLRLPPR, encoded by the coding sequence ATGAGAGCCAGTCTCAAAACTGAGTTCACCCTGGCCGCCTCGCTGCTCGTCCTGGCTATCGCGGCCGTGCTATCGGCGCTCTGGGCGCGGAATCTCACCCAGACGCTCGTGCGGCAGACGCATGAGCGCGCTCAGTTGGTGGCGCAGCAGGTTTTTGACCAGGCAAGACTGGCCTTGCACTCCTCCCCGGAACGCCCGCGCTCGACTGAGCCGGAGGAGATGCGTCGCTATTTGCGCGCGGTTTTTGAAAACGACGCGGGCATGCAGGCAGCGCTGACATCCAGCGTGGACTACTGGAAGGCGCTGGATGAGATTGCCATTTGCGACTCCGCCGGCGTGGTGCTGGCTTCCAATTTGCCTGAAAAAGTGGGGCGAGTGGAACCACGGCGAACTGAATTCCGCGACATCGCCGAAGCCGGTTGGCTGACCCAGGCGCGCGCGATCTACCAGCGGGGAACTTTCTTTCAGGTTACTTACCCCCTCACCCTGAACCGCCAGCCCTTCGGCGAAATCCGTGTCGGGCTTTCCGGGACATTCCTCAACAGCCAACTGATCCCGCAACTCCAAACCACGCTGGGCTGGGCGCTGGTGGCGGTTTTGGCAGCGACGCTGGTTTCGAGCGTTGGCAGCCGCCTGGCCCTGGCCCCACTCGCTCGCATCAGCCAGCAGCTCGACGGCATGAGCCGCGGCGAGTTTCAAACGCTCCGCCTGGACCGCACCGACGAATTGGGCCAGGTCTCTTCCCAGATTGATCGGCTGGGACAAGAGCTCAGCACTTACCGCACCGGCTACCGTTCCCTCAAGGACAACGTGGATCAAATCATGACTGGGTTGCAGGAAGGCTTGATGCTTTTTTCGCGCGATGGCCGCGCCATCATGGTCAGCCCATCAGTGGAGAAATTTCTGGGGGTCAAGCCGGAAGCTCTGCTGCGAAGGTCGATTCAGGAAATTTTTCCGCAAGGATCTTCGGTAGCCCGGGCGCTCGGTCTGCCCCAGCCCGATTTGAGCCCAGTGGAAAACCTGGAGGTCGAGCTGGAGGGCAACCCGCCGCACCGCGCTGCATTGTCGGTGCAGATCATTGCCGAGCGTGGAGAAAAACTGGGCGCACTGGTGACGCTCCGGGATCTGGAATCCATCGAGCGGCTCGGCTCGCAATTTGAAATCACCGAACGCCTGGCCGCCATCAGCCGGGTGACCGCCGGCGTGGCCCACGAGGTCAAAAACCCACTCAACGCCATGTCGCTTCACCTCGGCCAGCTTCGCCGCAAGCTGCCTCCCGACGGCAATACCGCCCAACATCTACAGGTGCTCGAGAACGAGATCAGCCGGCTCAACCGCGCTGTCGATACTTTCCGAAATTTCACCCGGCCGGTCGAGCTTCACCTGGTGGATACCGACCTCCACGGGCTGGTCATGGAAGTTTTTGCGCTGGCGCGTCCGCAGGCCGAGGCGGGGCGGATCTCCATCGCCGTAGAACAACCACAGTCACTGCCGTTGGTGCGCGTGGACCGAGACCTGCTCAAGCAGGCCTTGCTCAATCTGGTGCTCAACGGGTGCCAGGCCATGCCCGGCGGCGGCACACTCACCATTAGCTTGCGCCGGGACGACCACCATGTCGAAATCCTTGTGAAAGACACCGGTGCAGGCATTCCTCCGGAAGATCGAAAGAAAATTTTCCAGCTCTTTTTCAGCACCAAACCGGGCGGGAGCGGCATCGGCCTAGCCAACACCTTTCGCGTCGTCCAACTTCACAATGGCTCCATCGATTTTAATTCCGAGGTAGGCCGCGGCACCACCTTCCGCCTTCGCCTGCCCCCGCGGTGA
- a CDS encoding sigma-54 dependent transcriptional regulator, translating to MNRAQTKILIAEDEENAREGLAALISQWGYAPMSAADGLDALQKYEESSPAVIIADYQMPRLDGLELLRRLVDDLHHKVEVIVLTGHGTEDLELEAIERGAFYYVEKPLERFQQVKLRTLVDRAVEGLRNRQVIELQTIELRDAGKLGKMVGHSKCMQEILGLIHIIAPSTASVLITGESGTGKELVARTLHELSPRHDKPFVAINCAAVPETLIESEIFGHEKGAFTGATERRVGCFELAQEGTLLLDEIAEMPIATQAKLLRVLEDNKIRPLGSKTERHVNVRVLAATNKEPDQAVRSGHLRQDLFYRLNVIRVHVPPLREHKEDLPDLIEHLIRQLNQKHNHQVRGVATDVADLFRSYNWPGNIREVRNVLERAVVVCKPGEGLITRNHLPPDFCRPQRPGAGDLEQLRFPPGTTVEQAERALIYQTLSTTNNNKTRAAELLGISLKTLHNKLKEYESQSQN from the coding sequence ATGAATCGTGCGCAAACGAAGATTTTGATTGCCGAGGACGAAGAAAACGCGCGGGAGGGGCTGGCTGCGCTGATTTCGCAGTGGGGCTATGCGCCCATGTCGGCGGCCGACGGTCTGGACGCGCTCCAGAAATACGAGGAATCTTCGCCGGCCGTCATCATCGCCGACTACCAGATGCCGCGGCTCGACGGTTTGGAATTGCTCCGCCGCCTGGTGGACGACCTCCATCACAAGGTTGAAGTCATTGTTCTGACCGGACACGGGACGGAGGATCTCGAACTGGAGGCGATCGAGCGGGGAGCCTTTTACTACGTTGAGAAGCCGCTGGAACGCTTTCAACAGGTAAAACTCCGCACGTTAGTTGATCGTGCCGTCGAGGGTCTTCGCAACCGGCAGGTCATCGAGTTGCAGACGATCGAGCTGCGCGATGCCGGCAAACTCGGCAAGATGGTCGGCCATTCGAAATGCATGCAGGAGATTCTGGGGCTTATCCACATCATTGCCCCCTCCACCGCCTCCGTCCTCATCACCGGCGAGAGCGGCACCGGCAAAGAGCTGGTGGCTCGCACCCTCCACGAACTGAGCCCCCGGCACGACAAGCCGTTTGTCGCCATCAACTGCGCCGCCGTGCCGGAAACGCTGATTGAAAGTGAAATCTTTGGCCACGAAAAGGGCGCGTTCACCGGCGCCACCGAGCGCCGCGTCGGTTGCTTCGAGTTGGCTCAAGAGGGCACCCTGCTGCTGGATGAGATCGCTGAAATGCCCATTGCCACCCAGGCCAAGCTGCTGCGCGTTCTTGAAGACAACAAGATCCGCCCTCTCGGCAGCAAGACGGAGAGGCATGTCAACGTTCGCGTGCTGGCAGCAACGAACAAAGAGCCGGACCAGGCAGTGAGAAGCGGCCATCTGCGGCAGGATCTCTTTTACCGGCTAAACGTGATCCGGGTTCACGTTCCGCCCCTGCGGGAACACAAGGAAGACCTCCCCGACCTGATTGAGCACCTCATCCGCCAGCTCAACCAGAAACACAATCACCAGGTCCGCGGCGTAGCCACTGACGTGGCCGATCTTTTTCGAAGCTACAACTGGCCCGGCAACATCCGTGAAGTGCGCAATGTGCTCGAGCGGGCCGTGGTCGTCTGCAAGCCCGGTGAGGGGCTCATCACCCGAAATCATCTCCCGCCCGACTTTTGTCGTCCGCAGCGCCCGGGCGCAGGCGACCTGGAACAGCTTCGCTTTCCACCCGGCACCACCGTCGAGCAGGCCGAGCGCGCCCTGATCTACCAGACCCTCTCCACAACCAATAACAACAAGACCCGCGCCGCCGAACTGCTCGGCATCAGTCTCAAAACCCTTCACAATAAGTTGAAGGAATATGAGAGCCAGTCTCAAAACTGA